Proteins encoded within one genomic window of Verrucomicrobiota bacterium:
- a CDS encoding sulfatase, with the protein MTRGSRHLAVLVQWGWICLASAWLESAAADARPNVVLIISDDQAWTDYGFMGHPAVRTPHLDRLAGRSRVFRRGYVPSSLCCPSLASILTGRYPHQHGIVSNDPPLPPGLAGAQRWKSPEFVQGRKWMNNALESQPTLPKQLVAAGYRSFQAGKWWQGHFSRGGFTHGMTRGDEFQGGRHGDEGLKIGRHTMVPVFEFITESKKEGAPFFLWYAPMLPHDPHTPPDRLLARYLPLTPSPHVARYWAMIEWFDETVGQLLAHLDRERLTQDTLVVYMTDNGWIQHPDRPRFAPRSKQSPYDGGLRTPILLSWPGRIEPSRWDVPVSSVDIAPTVMAACGLPVHSGVAGIDLRDARALGGRNAAFGACFTHDAVVLESPVSSLRWRWGVVGEWKIIVPHAAREPGDSVQLYHVTKDPHELVNLAPVEPRRLDRLLRAVDAWWDPSRQRTAP; encoded by the coding sequence CATGGACGGACTACGGATTTATGGGCCACCCCGCTGTGCGTACGCCGCACCTGGACCGGCTTGCCGGCCGGAGCCGGGTGTTCCGCCGGGGTTATGTGCCGTCCAGCCTTTGTTGCCCGAGCCTGGCCTCGATTCTGACAGGACGTTATCCCCACCAACATGGCATCGTGAGCAATGATCCACCTCTGCCTCCGGGACTCGCCGGTGCCCAGCGTTGGAAGTCCCCGGAATTCGTTCAAGGTCGAAAGTGGATGAACAACGCCTTGGAATCGCAACCCACGCTGCCCAAACAATTGGTGGCCGCGGGTTATCGCAGCTTCCAGGCCGGAAAATGGTGGCAAGGCCACTTCAGCCGGGGCGGTTTTACTCATGGGATGACCCGGGGAGATGAGTTCCAAGGCGGACGCCACGGCGATGAAGGATTGAAAATTGGCCGCCATACTATGGTTCCTGTGTTCGAGTTCATTACCGAGTCCAAGAAGGAAGGGGCACCGTTCTTCCTTTGGTATGCTCCCATGCTTCCGCATGATCCGCACACGCCTCCGGATCGTCTGCTCGCGCGGTATTTGCCTTTAACGCCATCCCCTCACGTGGCGCGTTATTGGGCCATGATCGAATGGTTCGATGAAACCGTGGGACAACTTCTCGCCCATCTGGATCGTGAACGACTCACGCAGGACACACTGGTGGTTTACATGACCGACAATGGCTGGATCCAGCACCCGGACCGACCGCGCTTCGCTCCCCGGTCGAAACAATCGCCCTACGACGGGGGACTGCGCACCCCGATACTCCTGAGCTGGCCGGGACGGATCGAGCCGTCGCGTTGGGATGTTCCGGTGAGTTCGGTGGACATTGCCCCGACGGTGATGGCGGCATGCGGCCTGCCAGTGCATTCAGGGGTGGCGGGGATCGACTTGCGTGACGCGCGCGCGTTGGGCGGGCGCAATGCTGCCTTTGGCGCTTGCTTCACTCATGATGCCGTCGTTCTTGAATCGCCTGTGTCGAGTCTGCGCTGGCGTTGGGGGGTGGTGGGGGAATGGAAGATCATTGTTCCCCATGCGGCGCGCGAACCGGGCGATTCGGTGCAGCTTTATCATGTGACGAAGGATCCGCATGAGCTGGTGAATCTTGCTCCGGTAGAGCCTCGCCGCCTTGATCGCCTCCTTCGAGCCGTCGATGCGTGGTGGGATCCCTCACGGCAACGAACTGCACCGTGA